Genomic DNA from Anthonomus grandis grandis chromosome 2, icAntGran1.3, whole genome shotgun sequence:
AACTACCGCACTTAATGTTGGTGAACTGTGGCACTTTCGGAGTTGCTTTTTTAATGTGCCCCATACTATTTCAATGGggttaaaaatacaataatatggAGGCAACCTTAAAACGGTGTATCCATTATTCTTAGCAATGTTATCAATAACATactcatttttaaagttataacctTTAATGGTATTAAGCAACTCTTTTTTTAAGGGGATTTTGTTAGGGACTGGAATGttcttaattttcataaaacttatGATATCTTGTTTTTTAGAGCTGttgtttggtattttatttaatatcctgGAATGGTAAGATGCATTGTCCATAACGATTACTGAGTTTGGAGGAATGTTTGGTAGGAACTTTTCAAATAATGCCGCAGTCATGTCTTTCTTCGTGGTAATCAGCCGACGATTCGCATATATTTTTAGCAGATAAAAGtaaagcattttttacaaaTCCTTCTGTACTGCCAGCATGAAGTATAATGATTCGCTTTCCTCTTGAACATGGCGTATTCAAAACACAATTTGTTGAACTATCAACCCAACCGTATTTAACTACGTCATGCGTATCAAACCAAGTTTTATCTATACAAATAATATGTCTATTTGGGTCCCGATACAAGTTAATACTACGTAAATATTCTTGCCGAAGTTCAACAATGCGCCGCGATTCCATAATAACCAttctattatttagtttttggtgTTTAAACCCGCAACTCTCTTAAGATACACCGGAGTGTTGCTAAGCACTTATAGTTATAATCAGGGTACTCGacaagttattttattaagggTTTTTCTGATTAAGGCGACGCATTGTCacttgtctatttttttttaaataaaaattttatatacatggTACctcaagtaaaattttttttaaatagaacatccGGTATATCGTGACATTATATAATTCGACGATATATTCTGAacactttttgtatagcataccaTATGCCTATAGTTGGCGGTTTGTCAAATTTGAGGTAATAGACTAATGAGATATacgccatttaaaaataaaaatgtatacaatatttattgcaactgatGCTTGATTTgttcttaatttatttcaatgcatttttgaaatCGATAAATAACTACCAATTGCACGGTCACATCGCGGATCGATTAGTCTAATTTCTTGTCGAATTCTTTGCTTTATCTCATTaacattatttggtctattcacataaattttggacttcaaatagccccataagaaaaaatttaatggttATATACGGTAACCTTGTTGGCCACTCAATCGAACGAAGAGGACCGTCCAATATATCTATGAGGAAAAGTTGCATCAAGAAATTGTCGAACGGCGACGGCCAAACGAGGAGCCCcgccccgtcttgttgaaaccatatctCGTTACTACGTATGTCAACCTCTTGTAGATCAGGGAAGAAAGCAACTAAAGCAGGGATAAGTTCAAGATTTAGAATGTCCAAGTGGCGCTCTTGTTGTGTACGCACCCCAGTCTCCAAAACCAATCATCATGAGTAGGGTAAACCGGAGACAATTGAAACAGGGTACAATAGAAACAGCCGCCATATTGGTAGTATTTCGCGATTCAAATCGCACGCCCTTATAGCAAACGCAGCGCCATTAGGAGCTCCTTGTCGCTATCAGTCGGACATTAATTGTCGTTTGCATTACAGGTGTATATTCTCGTTAACGTGATTTCCCGCTTGTGAAGTAAACTTTTGcactaaaaaacaaaaggtGACACAACATATCGGAACGTAAGTATGGAGCCTCAACCATTTTCCTTAGATAAATTGACATTTCTTCTTTAAGGAGGACCGGTCAAATTACTACTGTTGTCCTAGTGTTAAAAGATATTTGAGTGTTTACTAAAAAATGTCTTGCGGGGACGATTCAAACAAATAGCACAGGGGATGATTGAAACATGTTTCAATTGACCCAGGGTAGTATTTTTAATGTCATTTATTATTGTGTGTGTTATACTTTGTAAGTGGTGCTATTAACTATTTGGTTTGTTTTAGGATGCCACAAGTACGAGTGAGAAAAACAGAAAGGGATTTAAAGCCTGTTTTGGTTTATAAAGAGGTTATTGAAAATAACACGTCTATAAGATCTGCTGCAGCTAAATTTGACCTGCACTACGTGTTACTGAGtagatttctcaaaaaaaagaaacaagattGATTGTCTTATGCAATGATAACACGATGGGTTATCATTGCATGAGACGAATAATTGACAAAGACCAGGAAAAAAGCATTATTGGATACATAATCAAAGCGGCACATATATTTTACGGGTTACCACCTGaagaaattcggaaattggCCTTTCAATTGGTTGTGAAATATTTGTTAAACATGCCTGATACCTGGAAACAAAATGCTATGGCAGGAGGGGATTGGTTCTCTGGATTTATGAAACGCAACCCAGAATTTTCAATCCGCTGCGCTCAAGCCACAGGTCTTTCCGGAGCAACTAGTCAcgaacgtaattttttttaattataacctGGCTAAGGTAATGGATAAGTACAAATTAACGACGGTCCAAAAAACATACTAAAGTTGTTGCCGAAAAGGGAACAAGACAGGTCGGCACACTTACACCAGGAGAGAGGGGAACGTTGGTTACCATAGCTTTAGCCGTTAATGCTATCGGTATCAGTATACcgccaatttttatttttcctcgAATAAGATACAGAGATCGCTTCGTCCGTGACGGTCCAGTGGGATGTATTGGAGCGGGAAACGTGAGCGGGTGGATGTAAGAAAATACCTCAATCATTTTCAAAAGCATTCTAACGCTTCAACCGAAAACAAAGTATTGCTTTTGCTTGATAACCACCAGTCGCATATAAGTATACGATGCTTGGATTTCTGTAAAACAAATGGCATTGTCGTCTTGTCATTTCCCCCGCACTGCTCGTACAAGTTGCAACCTCTGGATCGTTCTATCTACGGTCCCTTCAAAAAGACTTTCAATTCTAGCTGCGACTCTTGGACGAGAAATAATCCAGGAAAAACGATGACAATTTACGACATACCCAGCATAGCTAAATTATCTCTATCATTGGCCCTCACGCAATCAAATATTATACCTGGATTTGCTAGCACAGGCATATATCCCTTTAATTGCGACATATTTACGAAACTAGATTTCACAGCTTCATATGTCACGGATAGACCAGCTCCTAATAACACGACACCAAATGCCAGTGAAGATGTCCAAGAAGTACCTAGTGAAGAGTCGGAGTCGAAAGTAAAAGTCGGTGTTCTTTTCTTCCCTTTTGCACACTTTCTTTCTGTATTTCTTGCTCCCTTTCGCACCTCTTACCTTCTTTCTAACTTACACTTATACATAtatgtcagaattatatttaattttattttatgtgttaacctggttctaatattttatatttgaactATACCTCTATATTACTTGTAAAGTATTATAGAACGCAGGGCTACTTCACACAAGCTTGTATGCAAACGAGTCTTGTGGATCGGTTATATAATAGCGAGGTGGTccttatttgtcatattttttttaattattattgtgttataACTATAACTCTGTATCTTGaggacaaataaaaaagttttgaattaaattgaaataattgaagATCCTGTACATAGTAAAAAAGCTAATATCTTGCCAACATCACCACAAACGCACACATCGCCAGCGTCACCAAGCACTCACATTATTCATGCATCGCCTAGTTCTACGCAAACTCTGTCAACGTCATCAAGGgttcctattttaaaaatatcgcaTTCGGCGCTAAAAGGCCAAATGCTCTATTTTCGTGCAATGACGTAAGACCAAGCACCTCGCAAGCTGTATTTTCACCAGAAACGAAGCTAGATAtgaagatacgaaaaagttgtatttttagttgcttaaatacaaaaataaataaaaagctgcaaaacaattattggccttgtttttttctcaacaataagcatgtggtgcccactgacacgccactggacctaataatttcaatctagttacagctaaataagcgtcttataacttcaaataactgcaccaaatttcaaccaaatcagtttaaggatagttatagtatttttaaaataccgttatttttttgaaccttcatcgccctgtatctcagaaacaaagcaactcccgacatatgttcatatgaactttttttcataaaacgacccaACGATTCACCCtatatagtttcgtaccgtaggaaacaccctgtatatacaatatacaattatagttttgaaaattcaaaaaccgaaaaaaataatgatataaaaagacaaaaatttaaaatccaaagaaaatcgaaatttcaaaaagtcaattatttcatatatttcGTATTTATTCCAGGTTATTCAGGTTAGGTTGAATTTTTTACAGACagaacttaaataataaaatgcaataatataaaaattcaaaaaattgcaaatttttaaaaaatcaaaaatttcaaagcctaattattttgtatttattccagGATATTGCGGTAATTTTGAgacaattaaacttttttgtacatctTCCAGGTGAACTTCCAGATTCACTTAAAAatccaataaattaaaaattaaataacagataaaaaacgataaaaaagacaaaataattcaaatgttttaaaaattagaaattcaaaattttaaacctttttcgTATTTATTGAAGTTAGATATACAGGGTCtccggaaagtcaacgataatactgaaggggctgatggagcaactcataagcacccagaaaaacataaaatggccttagtaaaaaatcgatggttttcgagatattggcactttagtggaagtcactaaaatcctactcttggatcagattttcgattgtcacgcctcaaaaatagatattttttagaatctctttttagctatgcaacactgaatgCAAcaccattttactgatcaaagaaaaacaacaactaaacgacaaaaaatttaataagaaatctattctaaaataaagtattacttatttttattttataaactttgaatttgacagCTCATACTGGACCGAAAAATTACCCAAATTacccaatatgttttaaaaaaagcttcactgttattgtgatagagtgaaagataaacctaatctaccgtatgaaaaaaataaaacaaatttataattatgttatgttcaaaaaatatttttattaaacttaaaaaaaaatgtaaaaatcaaataatatgttcaaaCTGTCTACCACCAACGCGAATGCAGGCGtggcatcttttaataaatgacctattgatccatcttgcattcctggcagcgttaagatcttgggctgcatcatttattcgctgccgtaattcagcaatattatttattggtcttgccaaaaccttttcttttatgcaaccccagtaaaaaaaatcgagcgggtttaggtctggagacctgggaggccataaaattggaccaagtcggccgatccatctgttgggatatgtttggtttaaataccGACGAACTTCATGGGCATAATGTGCCGGACAACCATCATTTTGGAACCAGTCACTTGGCCAGTCGCCGAATAATGGCGACTGGCCAAAGGaacattttctaaaagaattggtAGATAGTTTCGACCAAAATCTAAATAAGCCTGCCAGttcaaattttctggtaattcgaaTGGGCCAATTACACATCCGTTCAAGATACGcacaagtttactttaaatcggtactgtgacctttcttctcgaatagagtggggattttccaacgcataagtgtgcaaattgtgcatgttcataaagccatcctttttgaatgtactctcatccgaccacagtatattatttaaaaaattcggatcctcttgatttttttgcaacattctgcggcaaaattgtaggcgtggttcgtagtctcgaggcagtaggctttgcactcgttgaacatgataaggatgatattgaaatcgcctagtgatgtcgtttactaccgatttcggtatccctgttcttctttcgattgctcgtgccgaagtagtcggatcattttcaatttcttctaaaacttgaTCAACATAATCAATACGAGGTCTTCCCTCTCGAATAAGAGCATGGGGCATTCTGCCTTCGTAATATGAGCGGTGAACATTAATTAATACACGATAGTCAGGATATCGGGCCAAATTCGGAtatctttcttgataaagattagATGCTGCTAGAGCATTTCTTCTGCATTCACCATAAATGAGATGCATGTTTGCATATTCTTGGGCGGTATACGGCAAGGGCATAGTAAATgattaaccaataaaacaaacagctcaaagaacacagtccacaggaaaatgaactcaaaaacaaatccaaagcaaaaggtaacagaaacgttaggatacaagcaaaaaagtagttagtttacggaatactgtaaacaaactaaattccaaaaatgtttgttgtttattgctatggtgataagaattaccttcgctcttgatttttttaatttttaagttaaataaaaacattttaaacataacttaaaaatttctttaatttttttacaatgatatcataaggtgaattagggttattttttactataacacaataatagtaaactgttaaaaaaacatttaggtaattttaaaaagtagattaaataagcaaagtttttaagatattagccaggttgccgtacaatttttttggtccagtatgagcggtcaaattcaaatttaaaaaaataaaaataagtaatactttattttagaatagatttctcattaaaatttttggccgtttagtttaatgtttgtctttgatcagtaaaatggctttttagtgttgcatagctaaaaagagattctaaaaaatatctatttttaaggcgtgacaatcgaaaatctgaaccaagagtaggattttggtgacttccactaaagtgccaatatctcgaaaaccatcgattttttactaaggtcattttatgtttttctgggtgcttatgtTCCATCgcagccccttcagtattatcgttgacttttcggacaccctgtatacgtcTAGACGAATACAATTAacttcagatattttttatttatttggcaaCGTTTCGACTCATAATTAATCCTCACTAGTCCAATActctataaaatatacaaatactcTCCATAATcctatttaaaaacataagaaaaaattattttaaatcatcaaTATTGACCTACAATAATTCTTAATACTCAGCACTGTAAATACattacaattaaaacaaaacaataacaatatttttagatcGGTATCAACACATAATGTATGCATTAGTACATTATAAGAAGGCTTATAACGACGACCGTAGGTATCACCATCAACAACTTTACATATTCATTTtcataatatgaatatttaactTTCCATACGTGgcaaaatattaagttattttagGTCAAAAAGTGCGTTATCGTGACACTATACCTCCTACAGTGCTTacttacttaataatttttaatttaaggtaagTTTCTCTATTATCTTTATTCAGAACCCCTATAGAAACGGTTACGTATAGCTCAAACTATGAAGACCCTACCGTTCTACTTCACCCCCAAAGAAATCTTGAACGAAAACCGAACCTCTCAAGAAAACATTGACATTATTAAGGATTGGCTGTTAACTCTGGAGGAGTCAGTAGTACCAGGTACAAGCCATTCCTTATTGATTACAAGTGTATTAATTAATCCAGTTTTAGAAATCCAAGATGAACTAATCATATTATTCCTTTTATCTTGCGACAATGACATTCCATTGACCAAAAACACCATCGTGATGTATTACAAATGTAAAGCGGAAAGTCCGGAGATCTTTGACGATAGGGAAATGGATAGGGCGGATATCCAAAAAGCCATGAACACCATGTAAGTAAATTCCCTTTAACTTATTCAATTTTTACcggtttggtttttttttagacaaatgTGTACTTTACCAGTGAGAACCGAAGAAAATTATGCCATACATTACTTCAGATTGAACGATACCACTTATTCAAATTTCGACTTGGTTCCCACAATGAAACTGTCTTATATGCTACTGGATATCACCCAGGAGAGAAAATTGCCCCATGGGTTAGTCGTTATCATTGATTTAAAAGGAGTAAGTTTAATACAAATTCGCTCTAGATGATTCTTATATAAAGcaccatttaatttaattttagatcgGTTTAATGCACCTCTCTAGACTTAAACTGAACGCTCTGAAGAAGTATTTTCAGTTTCTGCAGGAAGGATTTCCCTTGCAGCTAAAGGTCATACACATCATAAATGCGGTTTATTTCTTtgataaaattatgaatattatcAGGGTGTTTATGAAGAGCGAGTTAGTCAATTTGGTAAGTACCctgtaaaaagatttaaaaaggttttaaagATTAAAGAAGGTTAATGATTATCAAGTTTTCTATGTTTACTGTGGATTTGGGAAGAATTAAATCTCTTTTGGTAAATAGCATAAGAACACCTGATAGGACCTGAAGtaacctaaaattaatttttttttaatagtcctTTGAGGAATCTGCTTTTTCAGTatctctttctttctttctggTTACTCCGGacttttaaagattattttgaTCATTTCTTGACAATTAATAAATCTGTTAATAGTcaagacataattttttttttagactttacgTCACTTTATGagtgattaaataaattatcatcCAACtcataaaaattggttttatattattactcAATAAGTTCATCAATgcacaaaaaaagatttaaaggaTTAATAAGGTTCTTTTACAGGTTAATTAAGTTAATTCATCCCTCAATTTTCTCTTTGttaatgacttcaactgcctcgAAGACATTATTGATTTACCTCTAACAGGCAGTTAAGTCATTAAGACAGCCCTTATCAGCCATAAATCGATTACTTAATAAATAGACAAATCTAGTTATAATTAatcgaaaaattgttaaatttaaagaatttattgagtttttttacctGTTATTGAGTTAATATAGTCCTCAATTTCCTCTCTGATAATAACCTTAACTAACTTGACGAAATTATTGATCAAACCAGGCATTTGAGTCATTTAtagatttattaaagtttttctcCTTTTTGATTATATCAACTGCCTGGTAGCATAGATAAATCTTTATCAGCTTATATTATGCAAGCCATTAGAAAACAGAAGGCTCTCTATCCAAAGAGCAACTATAGGTGTGGATATCTGGTTTCTCAACAACTGTATTAAGGAACAAGTCACTCCAGCTTTTGCCAAAGTTTAAGGaacttaagttaaaattaaatctgaaatcTGCAAACACTATGCTAAACTTGAATTCATAAATTGTAaactaaaattgatttatattgACCTGTGTAAAGGCTACAACAGTGAAAACTTAAAACATTTGCTTGATGATATACAAGACTGAAAATCATCactgaaaagaaaataaaatacaataaattgaGACAAAAACTGGATAATCTTATCAGTCATAAGAATTTTCTTCAACATAGGAAAGAACAAAATTCTCACAAATTCTCTGCATTTGTTTTTCCAAGATAGGGTAAAGAATTTTTCTAACGTCAATTTTGATAGAGCCGAAATGGATCTTCTCAAACTAcgcttaaaatattgttttaataaagaaatttcccAAAATGATTTACTTCAATTTTCAGTTGAGCTTGATACAGTTATTGAGCAAATTTCTaacaatatcaatttaaaaacgtCTCTTCGCAAGGACCTATTTAGTATATtgcataaatttaaatctaatttaaaaaaatcaaaatcttacTTAAACTCTCCAGACAAAGtcctaaaatcaattaaaaacaaaataaaaaactataatttggtGATCTCAAAAGCAGATAAGGGAAATTGCTTAGTGGTCATGGAAAAAGCATTTTATATATCCAAAGTGGAAACTTTTTTAACTGAAAACAACTTTAAACCACTAAAGTCCAGTCCTTTTAACAACTTTGTCAGAAAGACCACGACTGTTATAAAACAATTTGACCGTTTTTTAGAAGAACATAATGCCCCATATTAGTCCAGGCAGTAGAGCTTTTTACCTTGCAAAAGGTGGGGTAGAAGTTATTTTGGAATATGTTAGTTACGGGTAGACTGtgaccaaaaatacaaaatttcgaCCTTGGGGGAAGACCGCGCGCGACGCCATCTTGGATTACATAtgtatttacacttttttataCCTCTAATATACAAAGATTTACACGGACACAAACataaagttcttaaaaaaaatacttcaaacaaccattttttagttttaaaaaatatgtttttagctATTTCAGTAATTTTGTTACCCTTGTTAAAAGAGGTGATATTTTTTCGCTATCGTTGATAGTAAAATGTCATATTTAATTACATATCTCTCACGAAATTGAAACAATACTCTGTTTGCAATGCAAACTGAAAGCTTATTTCCACACCACCATGAGGTAAAGCTAATCGGCGCGTTTTTTTACCGTGGTGTCCCCTGTAGGCCTACTCCATATATTTCACTTTTCATTTACGTTTCAGTTTCTCTTTTAGATGGTCACGGTTAATTTATGTCTTCATCCTGAATTTCGTCATCTAAGTCATTACCAGTTCTTTGGATAATTGGGTTCTCAATTGATAATAGTTTCTCATCCTCGTCCTCGCTGTCGATGAGAACCTCTGTGGCATTGTCGCATGTCTGACCATTACAGAATCTACACATAATAGAGCAATTCAGTACAGCTTTTTTGCAGCTACATGCTCCTCCGCACCCTTTTTTACAATgacatgaaataatttttaataatatttctggAGCTGATTCCTCTGTCATAGTTACGGGAGAAAAACCATTTGCACCAGGTTTCCATCCCCAGTCGTCTGCCTTTTTTTGGATTCCATACCATTGTTGAACTTGAT
This window encodes:
- the LOC126733603 gene encoding alpha-tocopherol transfer protein-like gives rise to the protein MKTLPFYFTPKEILNENRTSQENIDIIKDWLLTLEESVVPEIQDELIILFLLSCDNDIPLTKNTIVMYYKCKAESPEIFDDREMDRADIQKAMNTIQMCTLPVRTEENYAIHYFRLNDTTYSNFDLVPTMKLSYMLLDITQERKLPHGLVVIIDLKGIGLMHLSRLKLNALKKYFQFLQEGFPLQLKVIHIINAVYFFDKIMNIIRVFMKSELVNLLKVHPPYSNQERLYDLVPKYCWPKDYGGDLPEVSVLHEKTKEQFEAKQEYWRIEQEIRQKSN